One region of Flavobacterium sp. KACC 22763 genomic DNA includes:
- a CDS encoding FtsL-like putative cell division protein, with protein sequence MKSGVFSILKARFLIHEDAVKNWRFIVFIILLAILMIANTQRYEQKVFEIAKLNNEVKELRSEFVDRRSELMKLKMESTISDKMLEKQIFPSTVPPVKIEVTKEEEKSFFKRIWQ encoded by the coding sequence ATGAAAAGTGGCGTATTTAGCATATTAAAAGCAAGATTCCTGATTCATGAAGATGCAGTAAAAAATTGGCGATTTATTGTCTTTATAATTCTGCTGGCCATCTTGATGATCGCCAATACACAGCGATACGAGCAGAAGGTTTTTGAAATCGCGAAATTAAATAATGAAGTAAAAGAACTACGATCTGAATTTGTTGATCGACGTTCAGAATTGATGAAGTTAAAAATGGAGTCAACCATTTCGGATAAAATGTTAGAAAAACAAATTTTCCCGTCGACGGTTCCTCCAGTAAAAATAGAAGTTACAAAAGAAGAAGAAAAAAGTTTCTTTAAAAGAATATGGCAGTAG
- a CDS encoding penicillin-binding protein — protein sequence MAVEDKHISYRIYLVAVFIFLMAIAIVVKLTNIQWVEGDYYRKLAKQRTVRNFVIPANKGNIYSADGSLLATSIPNYEIRFDAKTPKKETFEKYVKPLSDSLATVLDKSSSYFQKELRKARENKNRYYLIARNLSYTEYVKIKGFPLFNLGAFKGGIIVEQETVRKHPIGKIAERTIGYDRIDPATGVEVGKGIEWAFKSYLNGKDGKILKQKIAKGQWKPIRDVNEVDPIDGYDVISTIDVFIQDIAHHALLKQLEDYEADHGCVVVMETETGYIKAISNLGRAEDGSYYETTNYAVAESHEPGSTFKLVDLMAILEDKVADTSTVYDSHGGEIRYYGRAVRDSHKGGYGKVTLARGFELSSNTVMVQAVYDNYKSNPRKFVNHINDLGLNKPLGLHFKGEGRPYVPQPGDKHWSGTTLPWMAFGYNVSVTPMQTLTLYNAVANNGVMVKPQFVSEIKEWNKTIKKFDTEVMNPKVCSPETLKKVKAVLANVVKKGTGSKLYSKDFSMAGKTGTAMVNYGNAGREGMYYASSFAGYFPADHPKYSCIVVVHKPNTSRNNYYGADVAGPVFKRIAQKIFTDAPSTNKIKKLDSRIPKQDASYDKYTAEANKKLNQIPNLKGMPGMDAIALLENLGLKVKVNGMGKVKNQSIQAGTSISKNTTIVLELS from the coding sequence ATGGCAGTAGAAGATAAACATATATCCTACAGAATTTACCTCGTAGCAGTTTTCATCTTTTTGATGGCAATTGCTATTGTTGTTAAATTAACCAATATTCAATGGGTTGAAGGGGATTATTACAGAAAACTGGCAAAACAGCGTACCGTAAGAAACTTTGTAATTCCTGCCAATAAAGGAAATATTTATTCTGCCGACGGAAGTTTGCTGGCAACATCAATTCCGAATTATGAAATTCGTTTTGATGCCAAAACGCCGAAAAAAGAAACGTTTGAGAAGTATGTAAAACCATTATCAGATTCTCTGGCGACAGTTTTAGATAAGTCAAGCAGTTATTTCCAGAAAGAATTGCGAAAAGCACGCGAAAATAAAAATCGCTATTACTTGATTGCCCGCAATTTGAGTTATACTGAATATGTGAAAATTAAAGGTTTTCCATTATTCAATTTAGGAGCTTTCAAAGGTGGAATTATAGTTGAGCAAGAAACAGTTAGAAAACACCCAATTGGGAAAATTGCAGAAAGAACAATTGGTTACGACCGTATTGATCCTGCAACTGGAGTAGAAGTTGGAAAAGGAATTGAATGGGCTTTTAAAAGTTATCTGAACGGAAAAGACGGTAAAATTTTAAAGCAGAAAATTGCAAAAGGACAGTGGAAACCAATTCGTGATGTAAACGAAGTAGATCCAATTGATGGTTACGATGTGATCTCGACTATAGATGTTTTCATTCAAGATATTGCGCACCACGCTTTATTGAAACAATTGGAAGATTACGAAGCAGATCACGGTTGTGTCGTAGTAATGGAAACGGAAACAGGATACATAAAAGCGATTTCAAATTTAGGAAGAGCTGAAGATGGTTCTTATTATGAAACCACAAATTATGCAGTTGCTGAATCTCACGAGCCGGGATCGACTTTTAAATTGGTTGATTTAATGGCGATTTTAGAAGATAAAGTAGCTGATACGAGTACAGTTTACGATAGTCATGGAGGAGAAATCAGATATTATGGACGAGCTGTTCGTGATTCGCATAAAGGCGGTTACGGGAAAGTTACATTAGCACGCGGATTTGAGCTTTCGTCAAATACGGTAATGGTACAAGCAGTCTATGATAATTACAAAAGTAACCCGCGTAAGTTTGTAAATCATATTAATGATTTAGGTTTAAATAAGCCATTAGGATTGCATTTTAAAGGAGAAGGAAGACCTTATGTTCCACAGCCTGGAGACAAACATTGGTCGGGAACTACGCTTCCGTGGATGGCTTTTGGATATAACGTTTCGGTTACGCCAATGCAGACTTTGACATTATATAATGCAGTTGCAAACAATGGAGTAATGGTAAAGCCACAATTTGTATCAGAAATTAAAGAATGGAACAAAACCATTAAAAAGTTTGATACAGAAGTAATGAATCCAAAGGTTTGTTCGCCAGAAACACTTAAAAAAGTAAAAGCGGTTTTGGCGAATGTGGTAAAGAAAGGAACAGGTTCTAAGTTGTATTCAAAAGATTTTTCGATGGCAGGAAAAACAGGAACGGCTATGGTGAATTATGGTAATGCAGGAAGAGAAGGAATGTATTACGCTTCTTCTTTTGCAGGCTATTTTCCGGCAGATCATCCTAAATATTCTTGTATCGTAGTGGTTCATAAACCAAATACATCTAGAAATAACTATTACGGAGCAGATGTTGCTGGGCCAGTTTTTAAAAGAATTGCTCAAAAGATTTTTACAGATGCGCCTTCGACAAATAAAATTAAAAAATTAGATTCTAGAATTCCAAAACAGGATGCTAGTTATGATAAATACACGGCTGAAGCTAATAAAAAGCTTAATCAGATTCCTAATTTGAAAGGAATGCCAGGAATGGACGCGATTGCTTTGCTGGAGAATTTAGGTTTGAAAGTAAAAGTAAATGGAATGGGGAAAGTAAAAAATCAATCGATTCAAGCTGGAACCAGTATTAGCAAAAACACAACAATTGTATTAGAATTATCGTGA
- a CDS encoding UDP-N-acetylmuramoyl-L-alanyl-D-glutamate--2,6-diaminopimelate ligase produces the protein MKVLKDILYKVAIESVKGSTDIAISKIEFDSRKVETNDVFVAIRGSLSDGHDYIEKAIQLGAKAIICDTLPVNTANEVTYIQVKDTNTALAFMAANYFGDPSSKLKLVGVTGTNGKTTIASLLFQLFQKAGFKVGLLSTVKIVVDKTEYPATHTTPDSLTINHYLNEMVGAGVTHCFMEVSSHGIHQKRTEALHFVGGIFTNLSHDHLDYHPTFAEYRDVKKSFFDSLPKSAFVLSNIDDKNGSVMLQNTVAKKLTYALKSYADYRAQILESQLSGLLLKINDNEVWVKLIGTFNAYNVLAIYGTAVELGIDSLEALRLLSDLESVSGRFQYIVSDDGITAVVDYAHTPDALENVLKTINDIRTKNEQLITVVGCGGNRDKTKRPIMAKIASDMSDKAVLTSDNPRNEDPEVILDEMEQGVEPHNYKKMLRITDRKQAIKTACQLAQPKDIILIAGKGHETYQEINGVRHHFDDMETVKEILEQLNK, from the coding sequence GTGAAAGTATTAAAAGACATATTATATAAAGTAGCTATTGAATCTGTAAAAGGTTCAACAGATATTGCTATTTCTAAAATTGAATTTGATTCACGTAAGGTTGAAACAAATGATGTTTTTGTTGCGATCAGAGGTTCGCTTTCAGATGGACATGATTACATAGAGAAAGCAATTCAGCTAGGAGCAAAAGCAATTATTTGCGATACGCTTCCAGTAAATACGGCCAATGAGGTAACTTATATTCAAGTAAAAGATACCAATACAGCTTTGGCTTTTATGGCGGCTAATTATTTTGGAGATCCATCTTCAAAACTAAAATTAGTTGGCGTAACAGGAACAAACGGAAAAACAACAATTGCTTCATTATTGTTTCAGTTGTTTCAAAAGGCAGGCTTTAAGGTTGGTTTATTATCAACTGTAAAAATCGTAGTAGATAAAACAGAATATCCTGCAACACATACAACACCAGATTCTTTGACTATTAATCATTATTTAAATGAAATGGTTGGAGCTGGAGTTACGCATTGTTTTATGGAGGTTAGTTCGCATGGAATTCACCAGAAGCGTACAGAAGCTTTGCATTTTGTGGGCGGAATTTTCACGAATCTTTCTCACGATCATTTAGATTATCATCCAACATTTGCAGAATACAGAGATGTTAAGAAGTCATTTTTCGATTCACTTCCAAAATCAGCTTTTGTTTTATCGAACATTGATGATAAAAATGGTTCTGTAATGTTGCAGAATACAGTGGCTAAAAAACTGACTTATGCTTTGAAATCTTATGCAGATTATAGAGCTCAGATTTTAGAAAGCCAATTGTCTGGATTATTATTAAAAATCAATGACAATGAGGTTTGGGTAAAACTGATTGGTACTTTCAATGCATACAATGTTTTAGCGATTTACGGAACTGCTGTAGAGCTAGGGATTGATAGTCTAGAAGCGTTGCGTTTACTGTCTGATTTAGAGAGTGTTTCGGGGCGTTTTCAATATATTGTTTCAGATGACGGAATTACTGCTGTTGTAGATTATGCACATACGCCAGATGCATTGGAAAATGTTTTAAAAACGATAAATGATATTCGTACTAAAAACGAGCAATTGATTACTGTAGTTGGTTGTGGAGGAAATCGTGATAAAACGAAACGCCCGATAATGGCAAAGATTGCTTCGGATATGAGTGATAAAGCAGTTTTGACTTCAGATAATCCAAGAAATGAAGATCCAGAAGTTATTTTGGATGAAATGGAACAGGGAGTTGAACCGCACAACTATAAAAAAATGCTGCGAATTACAGATAGAAAACAGGCAATTAAAACAGCTTGTCAACTGGCTCAGCCTAAAGATATCATTCTAATTGCAGGAAAAGGGCATGAAACGTATCAGGAAATAAATGGTGTTCGCCATCATTTTGACGATATGGAAACGGTAAAAGAAATTTTAGAACAACTAAATAAATAA
- the mraY gene encoding phospho-N-acetylmuramoyl-pentapeptide-transferase has protein sequence MLYYLFEYFDKTLDIPGTGVFQYITFRSALAFMLSLLLSTIYGKRVINFLRRQQVGETVRELGLAGQNEKAGTPTMGGLIIILATLIPVLLFARLHNIYIVLLIVTTLWMGSIGFVDDYIKIFKKDKQGLKGIFKVIGQVGLGIIVGAVLYFNPAVTVRTDTGRADIFKTAANSTVVVPAGVEEKSTATTIPFVKNNEFDYAEVLSFMGDGYEKWAWLVFIPVVIFIITAVSNGANLTDGIDGLAAGTSAISVLALGIFTFVSGNIIFSNYLNIMYIPNSGEMTVFISAFVGALIGFLWYNSYPASVFMGDTGSLTIGGIIAVLAIAVRKEILIVLFCGIFLAESASVIIQVTYFKYTKKRFGEGRRIFLMSPLHHHYQKKGYHESKIVTRFWIVAVMLAILSIITLKLR, from the coding sequence ATGCTGTACTATTTATTTGAATATTTTGATAAAACATTGGACATTCCTGGAACAGGAGTTTTCCAGTATATCACATTTAGGTCAGCTTTGGCATTTATGCTTTCGTTGCTTCTGTCGACTATTTATGGTAAAAGAGTAATTAACTTTTTGCGCCGTCAGCAAGTGGGAGAAACAGTTCGAGAACTTGGTCTTGCTGGTCAGAATGAAAAAGCTGGTACGCCAACAATGGGTGGATTGATCATCATTTTGGCTACTCTTATTCCAGTTTTGTTATTTGCAAGATTGCATAACATTTATATCGTATTGCTTATTGTGACTACGTTGTGGATGGGAAGTATCGGTTTTGTGGATGATTATATTAAAATATTCAAAAAAGATAAACAAGGATTAAAAGGTATTTTTAAAGTAATTGGTCAAGTTGGTCTTGGAATCATTGTTGGGGCAGTACTTTATTTTAATCCGGCAGTTACAGTAAGAACAGACACAGGCCGTGCAGATATTTTTAAAACAGCTGCAAATTCAACAGTTGTTGTTCCTGCTGGTGTTGAAGAAAAGTCTACAGCAACCACAATTCCTTTCGTGAAAAACAACGAATTTGACTATGCTGAAGTTTTGTCTTTCATGGGTGATGGATATGAAAAATGGGCTTGGCTAGTATTTATTCCAGTAGTAATTTTTATTATCACAGCAGTTTCAAACGGAGCAAATTTAACAGATGGTATCGATGGACTGGCCGCAGGGACCTCCGCAATATCCGTCCTCGCGCTCGGGATTTTTACATTTGTTTCAGGTAATATTATTTTCTCAAATTATCTTAACATTATGTATATCCCAAATTCGGGAGAAATGACGGTTTTTATTTCTGCCTTTGTTGGTGCTCTAATCGGATTTCTTTGGTACAACTCATATCCAGCATCGGTTTTTATGGGAGACACAGGAAGTTTGACTATTGGAGGAATCATTGCGGTATTGGCAATTGCAGTTCGAAAAGAAATATTGATTGTTTTATTCTGTGGGATTTTCTTAGCAGAAAGTGCTTCAGTAATTATTCAGGTAACTTATTTTAAATATACGAAGAAGCGTTTCGGAGAAGGACGAAGAATTTTCCTGATGTCGCCACTTCATCATCATTATCAGAAAAAGGGATATCACGAAAGTAAAATCGTAACCCGTTTCTGGATTGTTGCCGTAATGTTAGCCATATTGTCAATCATTACCCTAAAATTAAGATAA
- the murD gene encoding UDP-N-acetylmuramoyl-L-alanine--D-glutamate ligase, which translates to MRLVVLGGGESGVGTAILGKKQGYEVFVSDFGKIKESYKEVLIINKIAWEEEQHTEDLILNADVVMKSPGIPDKSPIVKKLIAAGVKVISEIEFAFPYTEAMTIGITGSNGKTTTTMLTHHLLKYAGLNVGLGGNIGKSFAWQVAENKFDAYVLELSSFQLDGIIDYRPDIAIITNISPDHLDRYEYKYENYINSKFRITMNQTENDYLIYDADDEASTEWLKKNKTKAKLIPFSLTKKFDEGASINNNKMEIKINQEEFTMDTEHIALEGKHNMKNAMAASSVAKLMQIRNATIRESLSNFQGVEHRLEKVLKIQNVQYINDSKATNVNATFFALDSMNAPTVWIVGGVDKGNDYNELMSLVREKVKAIICLGIDNRKIIDAFGNVVDIMVEVNNMNDAVKTAQRLTEKGDVVLLSPACASFDLFENYEDRGKQFKQAVHNL; encoded by the coding sequence ATGAGATTAGTAGTTTTAGGTGGAGGAGAAAGCGGGGTAGGAACCGCGATCCTCGGTAAGAAACAAGGGTATGAGGTTTTTGTATCCGATTTTGGAAAGATTAAAGAGAGTTACAAAGAAGTTCTTATCATTAATAAAATTGCTTGGGAAGAGGAGCAGCATACTGAAGATTTAATTCTTAATGCTGATGTGGTGATGAAGAGTCCTGGAATTCCTGATAAATCTCCGATAGTAAAAAAACTAATTGCAGCTGGAGTTAAAGTGATTTCTGAAATTGAATTTGCATTTCCTTACACAGAGGCAATGACCATCGGGATTACGGGAAGTAATGGTAAAACGACCACCACAATGCTTACACATCATTTGCTAAAGTATGCAGGACTGAATGTAGGATTGGGAGGGAATATTGGAAAAAGCTTCGCCTGGCAGGTGGCTGAAAATAAGTTTGATGCATACGTTCTTGAATTAAGCAGTTTTCAGTTAGACGGAATAATAGATTACAGACCCGATATTGCGATAATAACCAATATAAGTCCGGACCATTTAGATCGATACGAATATAAATATGAAAATTATATCAATTCGAAGTTCCGAATAACAATGAACCAGACTGAGAATGACTATCTCATTTACGATGCAGATGATGAAGCAAGCACAGAATGGTTAAAGAAGAACAAAACAAAAGCAAAACTAATTCCTTTTTCATTGACGAAAAAATTTGATGAAGGGGCTTCTATAAATAACAACAAAATGGAAATAAAGATCAACCAAGAAGAGTTTACAATGGATACAGAACACATTGCGTTAGAAGGAAAACATAATATGAAAAACGCCATGGCAGCAAGCTCTGTAGCTAAATTGATGCAAATTAGAAATGCAACGATTCGTGAAAGTCTATCTAATTTCCAAGGTGTTGAGCACCGTTTAGAAAAAGTATTAAAAATACAGAACGTTCAATATATCAATGATTCAAAAGCAACAAACGTAAACGCTACTTTCTTTGCTTTGGATAGTATGAATGCACCAACAGTTTGGATTGTTGGAGGTGTTGATAAAGGAAACGATTACAACGAATTAATGTCTTTAGTACGTGAAAAAGTAAAAGCAATTATCTGTCTTGGAATCGATAACCGTAAAATTATCGATGCTTTTGGAAACGTTGTAGATATTATGGTTGAAGTAAATAATATGAATGATGCAGTAAAAACTGCTCAAAGATTAACAGAAAAAGGCGATGTGGTTTTATTGTCTCCAGCCTGCGCGAGTTTCGATTTATTCGAAAACTACGAAGACCGTGGAAAACAATTTAAACAAGCAGTGCATAATTTATAA
- a CDS encoding four helix bundle protein → MIIELAEKMPNTNVIRSITNQIVRSGTSVGANYRAVCRARSDREFVAKMNIVLEEADETLFWLEIIKEKMWIAKSEFEAIWKEGNELTAIFVSSLKTVNNRINNKN, encoded by the coding sequence ATGATAATTGAATTGGCTGAAAAAATGCCAAATACAAATGTGATTAGATCAATAACTAATCAGATAGTAAGAAGTGGAACATCTGTTGGGGCAAATTATAGAGCAGTTTGTCGAGCCAGAAGCGATAGAGAATTTGTTGCTAAAATGAATATTGTTTTAGAAGAAGCAGATGAAACTTTGTTTTGGTTAGAAATTATAAAAGAAAAAATGTGGATTGCAAAATCTGAATTTGAAGCAATTTGGAAAGAAGGAAATGAGTTAACAGCCATTTTTGTAAGCAGTTTAAAAACAGTAAATAACAGAATCAATAATAAAAATTAG
- a CDS encoding FtsW/RodA/SpoVE family cell cycle protein, whose translation MKELVNKLKGDRVIWSFVALLALFSFMPVFSASSNLAYIGHGTGNTLGYLVKHLAHVCIGFLIIYWVHKVPYHYFRAISKIALPVVWLLLLYTLLKGTVIAGANASRWIQVPFIGITFQTSTLAASVLFIYVARYLSKTKEENEPFQTSFIQLWVPVFITLALILPANFSTTALIFSMVMMLTFIGKYPLKYIAFIIGSGVAMLAFFLLVAKAFPDSRFFSRVSTWESRIMNFTTDKPDEDDYQIEKAKIAIASGRLGGLGPGKSVQKNFLPQSSSDFIYAIVVEEYGLVGGVAILVLYLLLLFRFVIASHKANTLFGKLVVVGLGFPMIFQAMINMAVAVELLPVTGQTLPLISSGGSSIWMTCFSLGIIISVTKKEEEIAEEQEEKARRKEALQRLIDKELAEEDLASNEKEEIYEEEALYSIEDNSRNPMNAVLNK comes from the coding sequence ATGAAGGAGCTAGTTAACAAACTAAAAGGAGATAGAGTAATATGGTCATTTGTGGCTTTATTGGCTTTGTTTTCGTTTATGCCTGTTTTTAGTGCAAGTAGTAATCTGGCGTATATAGGTCATGGAACTGGGAATACATTGGGGTATTTGGTAAAACATCTGGCTCACGTTTGTATCGGTTTCTTGATTATTTACTGGGTTCATAAAGTGCCATATCATTATTTTAGAGCAATTTCAAAAATTGCGCTTCCAGTGGTTTGGCTATTATTGCTGTACACCTTATTGAAAGGAACAGTAATCGCGGGAGCAAATGCGAGCCGTTGGATTCAGGTGCCGTTCATTGGAATTACGTTTCAAACTTCGACGTTAGCGGCAAGCGTATTGTTTATTTACGTTGCGCGTTATTTGTCGAAAACCAAAGAAGAAAACGAGCCGTTTCAAACCTCGTTTATTCAGCTTTGGGTTCCGGTATTTATCACTTTGGCATTAATATTACCAGCCAACTTTTCGACCACAGCGTTGATATTTTCAATGGTAATGATGCTTACGTTTATTGGTAAATATCCATTAAAATATATTGCTTTTATCATAGGATCGGGAGTTGCAATGTTGGCTTTTTTCCTTTTGGTGGCAAAAGCATTTCCAGATTCAAGATTTTTCAGTAGGGTTTCAACGTGGGAAAGTCGTATTATGAACTTTACAACCGATAAACCAGACGAAGATGATTATCAGATTGAAAAAGCAAAAATTGCAATCGCATCAGGTAGATTGGGCGGATTAGGGCCAGGAAAAAGTGTTCAGAAAAATTTCTTGCCACAGTCATCTTCAGATTTTATTTATGCAATTGTAGTAGAAGAATATGGTTTAGTTGGTGGTGTTGCAATATTAGTTCTGTACTTGTTATTGTTGTTCCGATTTGTAATCGCATCGCATAAAGCGAATACCTTGTTTGGAAAATTAGTCGTCGTCGGTCTCGGATTTCCGATGATATTTCAAGCGATGATAAATATGGCGGTTGCGGTGGAGTTGTTGCCAGTAACAGGGCAGACGCTTCCGCTGATAAGTTCTGGAGGTAGTTCTATCTGGATGACATGTTTCTCTCTCGGAATCATTATTAGTGTAACTAAAAAAGAAGAAGAAATCGCCGAAGAGCAAGAAGAAAAAGCAAGAAGAAAAGAAGCGCTTCAAAGATTAATAGATAAAGAATTGGCTGAAGAAGATTTGGCTAGCAATGAAAAAGAAGAGATTTACGAAGAAGAAGCTTTGTATTCTATCGAAGATAATTCAAGAAATCCGATGAATGCAGTTTTGAACAAATAA
- the murG gene encoding undecaprenyldiphospho-muramoylpentapeptide beta-N-acetylglucosaminyltransferase, protein MTKYKFILSGGGTGGHIYPAIAIANELKLQFPDAEFLFVGAKDKMEMQKVPQAGYEIKGLWIAGLQRKLTLQNLMFPLKLASSLLESKRIIRKFKPDVVIGTGGFASGPLLQAAGSAGIPTVVQEQNSYPGITNKLLSKKANAICVAYQNLERFFPKEKIVLTGNPVRQDLIDIESKREEAIAFYGLDQNKKTLLVLGGSLGARRINQLIEKELQNFLSQEVQVIWQCGKLYFEEYKKYNQPNVKVVDFIERMDFVYAASDVIISRAGASSVSELCIVGKPVIFIPSPNVAEDHQTKNAQAIVDEKGAILLKESELDSQFSIVFEALLKDHGKQKQLSDNIKKLAMPKATQAIVAEIVKLINK, encoded by the coding sequence ATGACAAAGTATAAATTCATACTTAGCGGAGGAGGAACAGGAGGGCATATCTATCCTGCAATTGCGATTGCAAATGAATTAAAATTACAATTTCCCGATGCGGAATTTCTTTTTGTAGGTGCCAAAGATAAAATGGAAATGCAGAAAGTGCCTCAGGCAGGTTACGAAATAAAAGGTCTTTGGATTGCTGGATTGCAGCGAAAACTGACATTACAAAATTTGATGTTTCCGCTTAAATTGGCGAGCAGTTTATTGGAATCAAAAAGAATAATTAGAAAGTTCAAGCCAGATGTAGTAATCGGAACGGGTGGTTTTGCCAGCGGACCATTATTGCAAGCGGCAGGTTCGGCAGGAATTCCAACAGTGGTTCAAGAGCAGAATTCTTATCCAGGTATAACAAATAAATTGTTGAGCAAAAAGGCAAATGCAATTTGTGTGGCGTATCAAAATTTAGAGCGTTTTTTCCCGAAAGAAAAAATCGTTTTAACAGGGAATCCAGTTCGTCAAGATTTGATTGATATCGAAAGTAAACGAGAGGAAGCAATTGCTTTTTATGGTTTAGACCAAAATAAGAAAACATTGTTGGTTCTTGGAGGAAGTTTAGGAGCAAGAAGAATCAATCAGTTAATCGAAAAAGAATTGCAAAATTTTCTTTCGCAAGAGGTGCAGGTAATCTGGCAATGCGGGAAATTATATTTTGAAGAATATAAAAAGTACAATCAGCCAAATGTAAAAGTGGTTGATTTTATTGAAAGAATGGATTTTGTTTACGCAGCATCAGATGTCATAATTTCACGTGCAGGTGCTTCATCAGTGTCAGAATTATGCATTGTTGGAAAACCAGTGATTTTTATTCCGTCACCTAATGTAGCTGAGGATCACCAAACTAAAAATGCGCAGGCAATTGTAGATGAAAAAGGTGCGATTTTGTTGAAAGAATCTGAGCTTGACAGTCAGTTTAGCATTGTTTTTGAAGCGCTGCTGAAAGATCACGGAAAACAGAAACAATTAAGTGATAACATTAAAAAATTAGCTATGCCAAAAGCAACTCAGGCTATTGTTGCTGAGATTGTGAAATTGATAAATAAGTAA
- the murC gene encoding UDP-N-acetylmuramate--L-alanine ligase has protein sequence MNLNQIQNVYFIGIGGIGMSALARYFKFIGKQVSGYDKTPSMLTSELIESGIDIHFEDNINLIPTDYYVENTLVIYTPAVPKTHSEWNYFIERNFEVKKRAEVLGIISRDTFCFAVAGTHGKTTTSSILGHILFQSGADVTAFIGGIVENYNSNLIGSGKTVTVVEADEFDRSFLHLRPDIACVTSMDADHLDIYGTSDAIQASFREFASKVEDKNNLFITKELPLDGVQCAINEDAVYKAYNVRIEDGAYVFDVQTPSEIMKDLRFGLPGKHNLMNGLMAIAMAKTFGTPTDSIAKAIASFNGIRRRFSYQIKSENLVYIDDYAHHPTEINAVHQAVRELYPGRKVLAIFQPHLFSRTRDFVDGFAESLSQFDEVFLMDIYPARELPMEGVTSEWLLGKMTNSNKKIVAKEDLLGEIKASDAPIIVTIGAGDLGEMVPSIKKVLNENI, from the coding sequence ATGAATTTAAATCAAATACAAAACGTTTATTTTATTGGTATCGGAGGAATCGGAATGAGTGCTCTGGCTCGTTATTTCAAGTTTATTGGAAAACAAGTTTCAGGTTACGACAAAACACCTTCTATGCTGACTAGTGAATTGATTGAAAGTGGTATTGATATTCATTTTGAAGATAATATAAATTTAATTCCAACGGATTATTATGTAGAGAATACACTGGTAATCTACACACCAGCGGTTCCAAAAACTCATTCAGAATGGAATTATTTTATTGAAAGAAATTTTGAGGTTAAAAAACGTGCCGAAGTTCTCGGAATTATAAGTAGAGATACTTTCTGTTTTGCAGTTGCCGGAACACACGGAAAAACTACAACGTCAAGTATTTTGGGGCATATTTTGTTTCAAAGCGGTGCTGATGTAACAGCTTTCATTGGTGGAATTGTTGAGAATTATAATTCTAATTTAATCGGAAGCGGAAAAACCGTAACGGTTGTTGAAGCAGACGAATTTGACAGATCGTTTTTGCATTTGCGTCCAGATATCGCTTGTGTGACTTCTATGGATGCAGATCATTTGGATATCTATGGAACTAGCGATGCTATTCAAGCTTCGTTTAGAGAGTTTGCTTCAAAAGTAGAAGATAAAAACAATCTTTTTATAACCAAAGAATTGCCTTTAGACGGTGTTCAATGTGCTATAAATGAAGATGCTGTATATAAGGCTTATAACGTTCGTATTGAAGATGGAGCTTATGTTTTTGATGTGCAAACGCCGTCAGAAATCATGAAGGACTTACGTTTTGGACTGCCTGGAAAACACAATTTAATGAATGGATTGATGGCTATTGCGATGGCTAAAACTTTCGGCACCCCGACCGATTCTATTGCAAAAGCCATTGCTTCATTCAACGGAATCAGAAGACGTTTTTCATATCAAATTAAGAGCGAAAATTTAGTATATATTGATGATTATGCGCACCATCCAACAGAAATAAATGCTGTTCATCAAGCAGTTAGAGAATTATATCCAGGACGTAAAGTTTTAGCGATTTTCCAACCGCACCTGTTCAGCAGAACAAGAGATTTCGTTGACGGATTTGCGGAAAGCTTATCGCAGTTTGATGAAGTGTTTTTGATGGATATTTACCCTGCAAGAGAGCTTCCTATGGAAGGAGTGACTTCTGAGTGGCTTTTGGGTAAAATGACAAATTCGAACAAAAAAATTGTTGCAAAAGAAGATTTATTAGGTGAAATCAAAGCCAGCGATGCACCTATTATTGTAACAATTGGAGCTGGTGATCTGGGAGAGATGGTTCCGTCAATTAAAAAGGTTTTAAATGAAAATATTTAA